GCTTTTTTCTCTAACTTTTTTACTAGTCGATATATTAACATTCCACAAGATAAACAACTTCAAAACAAAATGGCAGAAGCGCATACAGTGAGTTTTGTTGTGACTAGTTTTTTCTTATCATTCATGTTAATAATGCTTATATTCAACGTAAGTTATGAGATTTTTAAAGCTACATTTTGCATTGTTTTTGCTTTAATTTTTATTATAGATTCGTACTTACTTTATATAAATACACGGGAATTAATCAAAAATAAAACTTAGACTTCTGTTTTATCAGCCTATAACAGAATTATCAATTGGTACATAATTAACCTATGGGAGATGAAAAGAAATTACTCCACTACCTGCTGCAATATTTTTATGATTTGGATTACGCTTTAACTGTTAGAAATATAAAAAGGTAATAAGGTATAATTATGTTAAGCTTACGTTAAATTTTACTGTAGATTGGAAATAGAAGAAGGATTTTAGGGAATTTTGTAGAATTTATAGTATTGTGTTCCAGTGGTTGTTTTTTATTATAGTTTGAGAGATTATAATTTGTATAAATTTTGCATAAACGGAGGATGAAAATGGACAGTGTACTTTCAGTAAAAAATCTAAAAAATATTATGGGAAGGTAAAGGCAGTTGATGGGATTTCATTTGAGATGTATCCTGGAGAAGTTGTAGTGCTTATAGGTCCAAATGGTGCAGGGAAAAGTACTACTTTAAGGATTTGATAGTGAGATGGGAGTGAGAGCTATGTCAAAAGAAAGAGAATATTATTACATAGGAAAGAGAAGAGGTACTGATATATGGGAAGTTATGCTTAAATATGGTGTACTTTCAGCATCTCATTTTGAAGTTCGATTTCCTGATGACCCAACAATGACACTTTCTGAAGGAAGAGAAGAATTTCTTGGGCTACCTAAAATTTCTGTGGAGCCATGGAGTGGTATGAAGGGAGCTATTGCTATAAAAGGGGAAATGACAAAAGAGGCAAGAGAATTATTCTTACAAATTATAGAAACTAGAAGAATAAGGCTTTGGGATTTTATACTTTTTAGAGATGAAAGAAAACTTCTATCAGTTTCAGATTTTGATGATCGCATTGTGACGGAGAATTTTGCTAAAGAATTTATGGAAAAACTCTTTCTTACTTGGTTTGAACCTATTCCAGAACCGGAAATTAAATCAGAGGGAATTTCAAGAGATTTTCTTGAAGAAGTCAGTCAGGCGATTCAAGAAGCATTATCTAAATTGGTACTAGACCTAGAAAATGATAAAAATTGAAGGTGAGGGGTAATTTTGGTAGAAGTTATTGGACTTACTAAAGTGTTTAAAAACATTAAAGCAGTAGACAATTTAAGTTTTAGAGTAGAAGAAGGAGAAATATATGGCCTTTTGGGTGAAAATGGTGCAGGCAAAACCACAACTTTAAGAATGCTTGCTACAATGCTTAAGCCTACGAATGGGACAGCCATTATAAATGGAAAAGACTTAATAAAAGAACCAGAAGAGATAAGAAAAGAAGTTGGGATACTTTTTGGAGGAGAAAGCGGTTTATACGACAGGCTTACTGCAAGGGAAAATATACTTTATTTTGCAGAGCTTCATGATATGGATAAAAAGGAGGCAAATAAAAAAATTGATATATTAGCCCGTAAATTTGATATGACTGAATTTATTGATAGACCAGCAGGCAAGCTTTCAAAAGGAATGAAGCAAAAGGTAGCAATTGTGAGGTCAATAATACATGACCCTAAGGTGATGCTTTTTGATGAGCCAACGTCAGGACTCGATGTAGGTTCAGTAAGAGAAGTGCACGACTTTATAAGGTTTTGTAAAGAAGAAGGAAAGACAATTATTTTCTCAAGCCACAGCATGTCAGAGGTAGAAAAACTTTGCGACAAGATAGGTATAATACACAAAGGAAAACTTATAGAGGAAGGGACTATTGCAGATTTAAAGGAGAAATACAAAACAGACAATCTTGAAGAGTTATTTATGGAATTGGTAGGTGAGAAAATTGAAGTTTAAGCATGTATACATAGTTTTGAAAAAAGAGCTAAAGGACATTTTTAGAGATAAAAAGACATGGATTGTTACAATTTTACTTCCTGCCTTGTTTATTCCTATAATGATGTACATAGTAATAGGTGGAGCAGAAAGCATATCAGAACAAAAAATAAGCGAGACAAAAATAGCAATTATAGATGAAGGAAATAATGCAAAATTTATAAATTATTTAAAATCGACAGGAATAAGTATAGTAACGGGTTTGCAAAATCCCAAAGAAAGTCTTGAAAAAGGCGATATAAGGGCAATTGTAGTTATACCTTCTGATTTTGATAAAAATATAGAAGAAGGCAAGAACGCTGATTTAACAATTCAGGTAGACATGTCAAATATGAAATCTTCAAATGCAGAGAATATGATAAGAGGTCTTATAAAAGAATATGCGAATAATATTGTAAAAGAAAGACTTATAACAAAAGGCATAGATCCTAAAATATTAGATCCAATTGCAATAAAGACAGAAAATATTGCCTCACAGAGTAAAATGGCAGGGTCTTTTTTAGCATTCATTGTGCCAATGCTTTTGACTTTATGGACGGCAACAGGAGGTATGGGAGCAGCTGTTGATTTGGCAGCAGGTGAGAAAGAAAGAGGTACGTTAGAACCTTTACTTACGACTTCTGCATCAAGGCTTTCTATAATGGCAGGCAAATACTTAGCTGTAACAACCATGGCACTTATAAGTGCTATTGCTTCACTTTTGGGACTTTTTGCTTCCTTTTCTTTAAATAAAGATATGGCATCTTTAAATGCCGATTTTAGGTTGAGTACAACGGCAATAGTTGTCATGTTCGTGGCTGCCTTTTTTACAGCATCAATATTTGCTGCACTGGAGCTTGCTTTAAGTGCATATGCAAAATCTTTTAAAGAAGGGCAGACATATATTTCACCTTTAATGTTTATTGCAATAATTCCGGCATATTTGGTGATGTATAAAATGCCAAATGAAATACCTATATCTTATTTTGCAATACCTGTATTTGGGACTATTTCAATATTTAAAGAATTACTTTATGGAATTATTAATATGACACACATAGGGATATTTGTATTTTCATCAATAGTATATGTGGCTATTAGTATATATATAGCAGCACTAATGTTTAAACAGGAATGGGCACTATTTAGAGTGTAAAAAATCTTTTATAATTTGCAAATAGCAGGGGAAACCCTGTATTTTTTTGCTTGTATATAGGACAGCAATTTACATTGTAACCATTTTGTAACCAGAATTTAAGAATTTCTTAATAAATTTTAACATTTAAAAGGGTATAATGGAAGAAAGAGTCTTTGAGATATTAAAAAATATATGGAAAGGGTCAATAAATGATGTTTAAACAACCTTTAAAAATCATGCTTGTTTTATTTACTTTATCCGGATTATTATCGGCATGTGGTTATACATTTAAAAATGAAGAAGACCATGTTAAGTATACAATTGAAAAGTTTTACAATGTGCAGTATAAAGCGTACTTAAAAATGGAATATATTGACACAACACCATATCTGGATATGACAAAAATACAGAATCAAAATAAAGTAATAGCACTTAAAGAATTAACATTTAGAAGAAAATATGCTTTTGAAAAAGGGTATGGATACGTTGAAAGAAGGCGATTTCCTTTGAAATTTAATTACAAAAATATAGATATAAATGGTAACAGAGCAAAAGTTGTAGTGGAATTAGAAATAGATCGTACTAAGGCTTACCCAATGTTTATATGTCCAGGTGATAATATCTTTGAATTGGAAAAACAAGACGGGCATTGGAAGATAATAAATCATACATATCAAGGCTTGACACAGTATGAATTATGGATTGATAAAAAATTACCTGAACCAGATTATGAAAAAATAAAGCGTCAATTAGATAAAGAATTTGGCGAAACAAATGGTACAGTATACATAGGTTCTATGGATTCTTACTTCTACGCAATAGGAAGATAATAAGACAGATATTTTTGCAAATGTAAGGAGGAGTTTAAAATTGAAAAGAATATTGGTTCATGGATTACTTCAATTTTACTAATAACTTCATTAATTTTAAACCTGCAACACTATAAAGTTATCCAGAATTATAAAGCTCAAATGGATAGTATTAATGGATATTTTATGAATAGTTTACGCTTTTTAAGTTTAAATATTGAAAAATTTGATGGAAGCGAAAGGGACTTAATATTTTTAGTTCTATATTTCTCATAGACTCCCATGCCGCAAATGCGGCACCAGCAGAGGATGAAAATGTCCTTTTTTGATGATATAATCAGTACAGCGGCTGGTGAAGAAAGGTCGTTCTTACCTTGGTGCTTTGAGCCCGACTCATAGACAGACTCCAACGACCAGGTGCACCACAGATTGTTGCTCCCTTTACGGGAAGCACGCAGGATAGAATAACCCCTTATGGTTGTTGCACCAGCTCTTCAATTTTACAGTCGCTATCGTTCAAATTTTAAAAAAGGAGTTGGCTCTTTCATGGATTTAGTTTACTCTCACGTTTGCGGATTAGATGTCCATAAAAAGAATGTCGTAGCTTGTATAATAACACCAGAAGGTAAAGAAATCCGCACTTTTTCAACTATGACCGATGACCTTATTGCATTAAAAGAATTTATTAAAGCTAAAGGTTGTTCTGTTGTTGCTATGGAAAGTACCGGCTCTTATTGGAAACCTATTTACAATCTACTTGAGCTTGAGAGCATTAAAATCCTACTCGTCAATGCTAAGCATATTAAAAATGTCCCTGGTAGAAAAACCGATGTAAAAGATGCTGAGTGGATAGCAAGTCTCTTGCAACATGGCCTTTTGCAAGGCAGCTTTGTGCCAGATCGTGAACAAAGAGAGCTTCGCGAACTTGTCCGCTATAGAAAAAGCCTCATTGAAGAAAAATCAAGAGAACTTAATCGCATACAAAAGGTTTTAGAAGGAGCTAATATCAAACTGTCTTCGGTAGTCTCTGATATCAACGGGGCATCCAGTCGTTCTATACTTGAGGCTATTATAAATGGTGAAGAAAATCCCGAAACCCTGGCTGAGCTTTCTCAAGGCAAGCTAAAAAATAAAATGGATGAACTAAAACGCGCTTTAAAAGGCTTGATCAATCATCACCAAAGGATGCTTCTGGAAATACAGCTTAGACATATTGATTACCTTGATGAAGAAATAGCAAAATTAGACGAAGAAATTAAAAATCGAATGCTCCCTTTTGAAAAAGACCTGGCACTGCTGGATACAATCCCTGGAGTCGGAAGAAGAACTGCAGAACAAATAATAGCCGAAATCGGCACGAATATGGAACAGTTCCCCTCTGCTGCCCATTTGTGTTCTTGGGCAGGGTTGTGTCCAGGTCATAATGAAAGTGCTGGTAAACAAAAGTCTGCAAGAACTCGAAAAGGTAACCAAAAATTGCGAAGCTCTCTTATTGAAGCTGCCAGAGCTGCCTCAAGGGCAAAAGATACTTATCTTTCAAGTCAGTACCACCGCATCGCTGCTCGAAGAGGAGCAAACCGTGCAGCAGTTGCAGTGGCACATAGCATTTTAATTATAGTTTATCATATTCTCAAGCAAAAGCAACCATATATTGAATTAGGTCCTACTTATTATGAAGAGAAAAAGCGTAATATGATTATTCGTCAATCTTTAAAAAAGCTAGAGTCTTTAGGCCTTAAGGTCACGGTCGAATCTGCAGTGTCTTAACTTTTAATTTAACTTTATTAACCATTTATTTATCCCATATTTTTACATCGGTATGGGTTTAGTTTTTTGTTGCCTTTTTGAGAGACACTATTTTCAGGATAGGTGTTTTATTTTCCTACATGTATCTAAAGACAGGGAATCTGTGGATGCCGATTGGATATCACATATCGTGGAATTATTTCCAAGGTTACATATTTGGGTTTAATGTGAGTGGCAATGCTATGAGAGGCATTTACAATGCTTTTCCGAAAAACAATTTCCTCTCCGGAGGGGAGTTTGGACTGGAAGGAGGAATAATTACTACTCTTGTTATCTTAATTACTTTTTTAATACTGTATTATTATTTTGAAAGATACAGAAAAGTGCAAGAAGTAGAATTGGGATAAAAAGAAGGGATAGCAGTGAATATTGACGAAAGAGTTTTAGGTATAGACGGTGCTAAAGGCGGATGGGCTGTAGCTACTTGTAAAAATGGGAAGGCTTTTGTGCAATTTTTTAAAAAAATTGAGGATGTATGGCATTCTTACAGGGATAAATTAGAACTTGTTCTCATTGATATTCCCATTGGTCTTCCTCATTCGGAGAAAAGGTATAGAAGCTGTGATGAAGAAGCGAGGAAATTTCTGGGGTATCCTCGCTCTTCCAGTATATTTTCTCCTCCTTGCAGAGAAGTTTTTAAGGCTAGAGATTATAAAGAGGCACTAGCTATAAATAAAAAGATTTTGGGGAAAGGGTTGTCAAAACAAGCCTGGAATATTGTTCCCAAAATAAAGGAAGTGGATGAATTTGTAATTAAAAATCCAGAAGCAGTTAAATTTTTAAAAGAATCTCATCCAGAGGTGGCTTTTAAAGGCTTAAAAGGAGAGGTAGCAAAATTTAGTAAAAGAGATGAGGAAGGGTATAAAGAGAGAATAGAGTTTTTAAGAATACTTTTTAGAAAGTTTGGATGTGAGATAGTTGAAGATAAAATTAAAGGCTTAAGAAGAGACGATATAGTGGATGCTTTGATTTTACTTGCAACAGGGATTTTGGCTATTAAGAAAGAGGGAAATATATGCTCTTTCCCTACAAATTTTAAAGAAAAAGACCTTTTGGGGCTGCCAATGGAAATTTTCTTTGTAAAATTTAGCAGGTTAAATGAAATTTTTATAGAATAAATATTATTGTAAAAAAGTGTGAAGAGGGGGAGCAAAATGGCAGGTAATTATAGCGGTTTTTTTATAAAAGGGGAGGATGGGGCAGATATATACCTTCATCTTTGGGTGCCAGAGGAAATTCCCAGGGGTATTATTCAGGTATTTCATGGAATGGCTGAACAGGGGGGAAGATACCAAAATTTTGCCCGTTATATGAATGAAAAAGGATTTGTAGTATGTGCCGATGACCATAGAGGTCACGGGAAAACAGCAGGGAGCCTGGATAATGTAGGTTACATAGGAAAAGATGGCTTTAATAAGATAGTAGAAGATGAATATCTGATAATGAAGTTTTTGAAAGAAAAATACGGAAATCTTCCCATTGTTATATTTGGCCATAGTTTTGGATCTTTTGTGGCTCAAGAGTTTATGATAAGGTATGGCAAAGAAGTTAATGGCGTTATATTGAGCGGTTCCTCTGCAGTTAAGGAATTGCCTCTTAGATTTGGTTATGCTTTGGCTTTTGTCGAAAAAACACTTTTTGGTGAGAAAAAGAGGAGCAAAGTTTTAGATAGACTTACATTTGGAAGCTATAATAAAAGGATAAAGGGCGATAACCTGAGCAAATTTGAGTGGCTTTCAACAGATAAGGAAGAGGTTAAAAAATATGAAGAAGACCCTTATTGTGGCGGCGTCTTTACAGCGGGATTTTTTTATTACTTTTTTAAAGGACTTTTAAATCTGTATAAGCCTCAAAGGTTACTGGCAATACCAAAAGATTTGCCTTTATTTATAATTTCTGGAGAAGAAGATCCTGTAGGTGAGTATGGTAAATTAGTAAAGAGGCTCTATGAGCTTTACAAAAGTATAGGATTAAAACAAGTGAATATAAAGCTTTATCCAGGGAAAAGGCATGAGCTTCTCAATGAAGTAGAGAGGGAAAAGGTTTATGAAGATATTCTTACATGGATTGGAAAGAGAGTATTAAATTACTCGCAGTAAGACCATCAAAAAGGGCATTATAACGACACTGGATATTGTTGTATATGTGATCATACTTGTGGCAAATTCATAATCTGCTCCGTAAACTCTTGCTATAATTGCAGAGTTTACCAGCACAGGCATTGCTGACATTATGACAAATACATCTCTCATAAGCTTTGGTACTGGAATGAATATGTTTAGAAGCAATACGAAAGCAGGAGTTATTAAAAATCTTCCGACAAAAACTAAAATGGCATCTTTGTCAAGTTTAAATTTATCAAAACCCATTTCATGAATGACTATGCCAATGTAGAATATTGATAAAGGAGTAGTGAGGTTTCCAATCATTTTAAAGCTTTCAAAGAGAAATTTTGGGAGAGAAATATTTTCAAGTACAAAAATTACTCCTATTATAAAACCTAAAAGAGGAGGGTTGAATATTCTCTTTACAGTATCCCAGTTTAATATATTTTTTTCATTTTCATTCACATCTTGTATAATGCTATAAGCTCCTAAAGTCCACAGTATTGTTGTATTTGCCATGTAGTATAAAAGGGCATAAGGTGTTGCTATATCTCCAAAAAGAGCTTGAGCCATAGGGAGCCCAACAAAGATAGTATTTGAAAGAGAAAATATCACTACGAACACACCTTTTCTTCCCTTTTTTATTTTAAAAATTTCAGCAAATATGTAGGCGATGACATATGATAGGAGAATAGATAAAAATGGGATCAAAAGTCCTCTTACTGAGTGTTCCAATTGTTCTTTAGAAAAAGTTGTGGAGATGTTTATTATCATATTAAGAGGTAAAGATACGTTAATTACAAGCTTTGCAAAGAGATCCGATGTTGATTTGTCAAACCATCCTATTTTGGATAAATAATAGCCAAGCACCAGTATGAATACAATTATAAGAACTCCCTGGACTGCAGAGAAGAAAGTCTCCATCAAAAAAGCCTCCTTATGAGAGAGTACAGCACTGTGTTTAGATTTATTTATTAAGGATAACATAAAATGATAAAAATTTCAAAGAGGGAAGATATTATATGTAACAACAAAAAGATCAACTGGATGTATAATGTTGTTAAAGAAGTTTTAGGAGGAGTAAGTATGAAAAAAATATTTATTGGCTTGTTAATTTTAACTTTATTTTTTAGTGGGTGCCAGATTAATGTCAAAAATCATGATAATTTAGCAAAGCCCCCCAACCAAAATGTAAGTGAAGATGTTACTCCTAATGATATCCAAAATGAAAAATGGAGATGGAGTTTCAAAGATAATAAGATTTCATCCTTGAAGGATTTGCAATTGTATAAAAGTGATGATGGGGGTAAAACATGGACACAAATTTATATCCCCGTTAATAAAATTCCTGAGAGTGCTTATAAAGATGCTGAGAATATAGTACCTTACTTTATGGATAATAATGTGTGGATAGCATGGATTGTCCCCCAAACATTACATATACTTAAAACAAAAGATGGAGGTTTACATTGGGATATATTTAAATTTGAAATCGGCAAATATGGAGAAGCTATATCAGTTCTTCAATTTGTTACTCCTGAAGAGGGTTGGATTTTGACCACAATGAATGGTGCAGGAATGCAGATAAATTATTTATTGAAAACCAATGACGGAGGTAAAACGTGGGAAAATGTGAATATAACAGGCAAAAAGAACTATGATGGGATTTATAGTGCGGCAGATCGTTCAAATATGAAATTTTACAACAAAAATAATGGATGGATTAGTATCTCAAACAACTTAGGTCCTGCTCCACTGCTTTTTAGAACAACAGATGGTGGGAAAAGTTGGTCAAAAATAGAATTATCTGTGCCTGAGATTTATAAGAATTGTTATCTTTCATCTGCAAATGTACCTGTATTTGCTGATAATAAACAGGGGAAATTAATTTTGGAACTTTATGGGCCTAATAAAGATAATAAATTAGAAAAACATATTTTAGTTTATGAAACAATAGATGGGGGTAATACGTGGAGATTAAGAAAGAATTAATAATTTGTAACCAATTTGTAATATCTGATAAACGAAATAATGGTATAATGATGGTAGAAATATTTTGGAAAGGGAAATATTAAAAATGGGGTAGATGTTATTGAAAAAGAGGTTGGTATTGGTTATTAGTGCTATTCTAATGGTGTCGTTTTTTACCGTAATTGCTTTTGCGAATAGTACAATCAAATTGATTGTCAATGGTAGTGAAATTAAGCCAGATGTGCCACCGCAGATTATCAATGGAAGGACAATGGTGCCAATTAAGTGGGTAGCTGAAGCCGTAGGGGCAGAGGTGAAGTGGGACAAACAAGACAGAATTGTTACGATTTCTTTTAGTGATAAAGTAGAAACGGATTTGATTAGCAATTATTTGCGAACAGCTGAAACTCCTAAGCATTTTGTAGAAAACTTTGCCCATGCCTTGCAAGATCGAAATGGAGCTGTTGCTCGTTTGTTTTTAAGTCCCAAAATTAGGGGGCAAATAAAACCTGAAATAATAGGTCCTTCTACACCTGTAACAAAAATAGAAATTAAAGAAGTTTCTTATAGTAATTATTATTGGGTATATAATGTTAAGGCATATTATGGTCCTTATGATAATAATTCACCAACATTAGCTTTTGAAATAAAGTTGACAGTAGAACCAGAAAGATATCCTGACTGTTCAGTGGTTTCGAGTAGGTATTTTATTACCAAATTGGATTGGATTAATGGTAAGACTGAATTTATACCTAATTAAAGAGAAATATTGTCTGGGTTTAAGAAAGTTTCAGAGAAAAAGTTTTCTTGAATGGGTTATATACCATCAATAGATATAGGGGATTGGGCTTATTGTAGCTAAAGGCTAATAAGATATAACAATCAATATCGTAATTTTAATATTAATTGTTTCTCTTAACTCTTATTGATGATGCTGGAAAGATATAGATGATAAATTTTGAAATTAATGAAAACATATATTTTAAGGAGTGAGTCTGGATGAGAAAACTTCTCATTATTTTAATGGTAATATTATTTTTGAGTGGCTGCTATATTAATATCACAAAAACTGATAAAGACAGCTCAGAAAGCATTATACCTCCTGTGTCTAAAACAAAAGAAAATTTTAGTGAAAAAAAACAAACAAAATAAATATTAGTGAACTTCCTAAAAGCAAGGAAGAGACTGCGACTATTGAAGGTGTGGATTATAAAGTTTCATATACACTTTTTGATTGTTCTAAATTATCACCTGGTTTTATAACTTATATTCCGGAAAACATGGAAACAAGTATTAATAATTTTGGAGATGGAAGCACAACTGTGCGTATAGAAACTTCAAAAATAATAAATGGACAATTTCTTCATGACTATGACTATATTGAAATAACTTTTTTGCCGAGAAATGTAGATAAATCTTATGCAATTGAAAAAGTAAAAGGTCTTGCAAACAAATATAAGCTTAAAGAAGAGCAAAAGATTTTTAATTGGGCGATATTTCAGAGGAATGGAGTTTATGGAGTTATAGTTTTAGGAGAGCATGAAGGGAGATATTTCTATATTATTATTCATCCTACTCTTGAATCGTCAGACATGTTTAATCCAATAGCTAAAAATCTAATCAAGGAATTTATATGGGTAGATACAGGTACGAGATTATAAAAAATTACTCCCTCACATTTTAATTGTGAGGGAGTTTTAGTTTAGGTATCAGGTAGCAATGCAGACCAAGTTTGAGAACCAACAATTCCATCAGGTGTTAAGTTATGGTCTTTTTGAAACTTTATAACTGCGTTTTTCGTAATATCTCCAAAAATTCCATCTATATCAGTAAGTGTGAGATAACCATTGTAATATAGTGCATCCTGGCAAGTTGCTACATAAACATTTTGACTACCGTATTGAACTATTGGATAATATGGTGAACCTGGATCTCTTGCATCACCATGAACATGACTGCTATAATCTGGTTCAACGAAAGTCCAATAGGATAGAGCAATTTTATACATTTGCTCTAATGTTATATTTCCGTAATAAGGGACCATATCAAATGCTTTTCCTGCCATATGTTGAGAATATTTTGCTACTTGTCCAGGATATTTACTTGCTAAATCTTTATTGTGTTTAACAGAGCAATATGCGCGGGTGATACGTATAGGAGTTCCTATTGCTTTTCTATAGTTATTCCATTGATTTAGTGTTTTTGTATCTGTAAAAATATAAGTAGTATATAATTTATCAAAATCAGAGCTATAATCTGCCAATTCGTATACTGATAAATTTTCTGCTTTTGGCATTGGTTCTAATCCTTTTAGAGTATATCTTTCCCATTGAGAAGTATTTGTATTAAATATGTTTACTGAGAAAATTGTATTTTTAAGATCGGTACTCATAAGATTCCACCTCCTTCTATTATTTATTTTTTCAAGGACTAATCGGCCGATTTACCTTTCTACCTATTAAAGAGAGTTTTATATGCTAATTTACAACCCATCTAAGAAATCTTCTCCTAAAAATTCTCTCATTTTTTCAATGCTCTTTTCTTTGTTTTATTTACTGCCTGCTGCGAAATATGGAGCTTTAAGGCTATTTTCTAAGCAAATTATTAAGGGGAATTAATAAAAATTTAATAATTTGTAACCAATTTGTAATATCTGACAAACGAAATAATGGTATAATGTTGGTAGAAGAATTTATGGGAGGTTTTGGTGAGGAATGAAAAAAGCTCTTGTAATTTTGATAATTTTAACTTTGTTATTTGGCGGATGCCAAACAAAAAGAGAGGTTAAGGAGAGTAATACGTTTCACAAACTAATTCCTAATTTTCAATATTTCCAAATGATAGATAGAAATAATGGATGGGCTATTGGAGAAAATATGGGAGAAAATAAAGTATTTATTACAAATGATGGAGGCACTACATGGGTGACTGCTTCGACTTCTGCCATAGGTGACATTCGTGAATGGTTTTTTATGGATTCTGATCATGCTTGGATACTTTATTCTAATGAGACTCTCTATAAGACGGAAGATAGAGGTAA
The sequence above is a segment of the Thermoanaerobacter ethanolicus JW 200 genome. Coding sequences within it:
- a CDS encoding DUF3796 domain-containing protein gives rise to the protein MKKFFWLLGFLGFLGFLGFFKSYMYFAFFAFFSNFFTSRYINIPQDKQLQNKMAEAHTVSFVVTSFFLSFMLIMLIFNVSYEIFKATFCIVFALIFIIDSYLLYINTRELIKNKT
- a CDS encoding ABC transporter ATP-binding protein; protein product: MVEVIGLTKVFKNIKAVDNLSFRVEEGEIYGLLGENGAGKTTTLRMLATMLKPTNGTAIINGKDLIKEPEEIRKEVGILFGGESGLYDRLTARENILYFAELHDMDKKEANKKIDILARKFDMTEFIDRPAGKLSKGMKQKVAIVRSIIHDPKVMLFDEPTSGLDVGSVREVHDFIRFCKEEGKTIIFSSHSMSEVEKLCDKIGIIHKGKLIEEGTIADLKEKYKTDNLEELFMELVGEKIEV
- a CDS encoding ABC transporter permease, coding for MRKLKFKHVYIVLKKELKDIFRDKKTWIVTILLPALFIPIMMYIVIGGAESISEQKISETKIAIIDEGNNAKFINYLKSTGISIVTGLQNPKESLEKGDIRAIVVIPSDFDKNIEEGKNADLTIQVDMSNMKSSNAENMIRGLIKEYANNIVKERLITKGIDPKILDPIAIKTENIASQSKMAGSFLAFIVPMLLTLWTATGGMGAAVDLAAGEKERGTLEPLLTTSASRLSIMAGKYLAVTTMALISAIASLLGLFASFSLNKDMASLNADFRLSTTAIVVMFVAAFFTASIFAALELALSAYAKSFKEGQTYISPLMFIAIIPAYLVMYKMPNEIPISYFAIPVFGTISIFKELLYGIINMTHIGIFVFSSIVYVAISIYIAALMFKQEWALFRV
- a CDS encoding IS110 family RNA-guided transposase, translating into MDLVYSHVCGLDVHKKNVVACIITPEGKEIRTFSTMTDDLIALKEFIKAKGCSVVAMESTGSYWKPIYNLLELESIKILLVNAKHIKNVPGRKTDVKDAEWIASLLQHGLLQGSFVPDREQRELRELVRYRKSLIEEKSRELNRIQKVLEGANIKLSSVVSDINGASSRSILEAIINGEENPETLAELSQGKLKNKMDELKRALKGLINHHQRMLLEIQLRHIDYLDEEIAKLDEEIKNRMLPFEKDLALLDTIPGVGRRTAEQIIAEIGTNMEQFPSAAHLCSWAGLCPGHNESAGKQKSARTRKGNQKLRSSLIEAARAASRAKDTYLSSQYHRIAARRGANRAAVAVAHSILIIVYHILKQKQPYIELGPTYYEEKKRNMIIRQSLKKLESLGLKVTVESAVS
- a CDS encoding CPBP family glutamic-type intramembrane protease; amino-acid sequence: MRDTIFRIGVLFSYMYLKTGNLWMPIGYHISWNYFQGYIFGFNVSGNAMRGIYNAFPKNNFLSGGEFGLEGGIITTLVILITFLILYYYFERYRKVQEVELG
- a CDS encoding DUF429 domain-containing protein is translated as MNIDERVLGIDGAKGGWAVATCKNGKAFVQFFKKIEDVWHSYRDKLELVLIDIPIGLPHSEKRYRSCDEEARKFLGYPRSSSIFSPPCREVFKARDYKEALAINKKILGKGLSKQAWNIVPKIKEVDEFVIKNPEAVKFLKESHPEVAFKGLKGEVAKFSKRDEEGYKERIEFLRILFRKFGCEIVEDKIKGLRRDDIVDALILLATGILAIKKEGNICSFPTNFKEKDLLGLPMEIFFVKFSRLNEIFIE
- a CDS encoding alpha/beta hydrolase is translated as MAGNYSGFFIKGEDGADIYLHLWVPEEIPRGIIQVFHGMAEQGGRYQNFARYMNEKGFVVCADDHRGHGKTAGSLDNVGYIGKDGFNKIVEDEYLIMKFLKEKYGNLPIVIFGHSFGSFVAQEFMIRYGKEVNGVILSGSSAVKELPLRFGYALAFVEKTLFGEKKRSKVLDRLTFGSYNKRIKGDNLSKFEWLSTDKEEVKKYEEDPYCGGVFTAGFFYYFFKGLLNLYKPQRLLAIPKDLPLFIISGEEDPVGEYGKLVKRLYELYKSIGLKQVNIKLYPGKRHELLNEVEREKVYEDILTWIGKRVLNYSQ
- a CDS encoding AEC family transporter codes for the protein METFFSAVQGVLIIVFILVLGYYLSKIGWFDKSTSDLFAKLVINVSLPLNMIINISTTFSKEQLEHSVRGLLIPFLSILLSYVIAYIFAEIFKIKKGRKGVFVVIFSLSNTIFVGLPMAQALFGDIATPYALLYYMANTTILWTLGAYSIIQDVNENEKNILNWDTVKRIFNPPLLGFIIGVIFVLENISLPKFLFESFKMIGNLTTPLSIFYIGIVIHEMGFDKFKLDKDAILVFVGRFLITPAFVLLLNIFIPVPKLMRDVFVIMSAMPVLVNSAIIARVYGADYEFATSMITYTTISSVVIMPFLMVLLRVI
- a CDS encoding YCF48-related protein, with translation MKKIFIGLLILTLFFSGCQINVKNHDNLAKPPNQNVSEDVTPNDIQNEKWRWSFKDNKISSLKDLQLYKSDDGGKTWTQIYIPVNKIPESAYKDAENIVPYFMDNNVWIAWIVPQTLHILKTKDGGLHWDIFKFEIGKYGEAISVLQFVTPEEGWILTTMNGAGMQINYLLKTNDGGKTWENVNITGKKNYDGIYSAADRSNMKFYNKNNGWISISNNLGPAPLLFRTTDGGKSWSKIELSVPEIYKNCYLSSANVPVFADNKQGKLILELYGPNKDNKLEKHILVYETIDGGNTWRLRKN